The following nucleotide sequence is from Pseudomonas sessilinigenes.
CTGCCTTGCTCGGGGAAGGTGGCGCACAGCAGCGGGTCATCGTTGGCTGGCAGGCCATGCAACGGATGATGGTTGTGCACGGCGTTGTGGCCATGGCCGTCGACAGCCTGGTCTACCCGCAGCTGGGTGATATGGGTGGCGTCCACTGCCAGCTGGGTCAGGATCAGGTCGTGCAGCATGCGTGGGAAGCGACGGCTGCCGGTACTGGCGATGACCTTGCCAATGTGAGGGAACAGTACTTGTGAGTTCATCATTTCATCCTTGAATGTGAAAGTTGGACAGGACTGCCTTATAGCAACGAGTTTGGATGACTGCGGATTTAACTCCTGTTTCCGCAGATCGACCAAAGGGCGCTTCGTATCCTAGTACAGGGTTTTGGTGGCTGTTTGATGAACTGCTGCAAAAGCCCCCCGTGCAGAGTCGCCAATGGCGCCCAAGGCACCGGCTGGCGGGGGGATGGCGGTTGTGGAGGATTTTGAAAAAAACTTTTGCAGTAGTGCCCGGTTGGCACGAAAGTTGTGCCCGGGTGGCCGTTCAAGTGTCCGCAGCCCTTGGTCTGGCTGGCAGGCTTTGACCACAAGCAGGAGGCTATCCGATGCAAGTGCGGTTGCCGCTGATGATTTGCACTGCCCTGGCCTGTGGTTCGTTCCTATGCGGCCAAGGTCGAACGGCTGATCGACCCGGGCAGTGCTGCCCAGGTCGACTCGGCTATGTCGCTACCTAGTGCTGGCTCTGTTCGCAGTTGATCATCCACGACACTCCGAAACGGTCTTCGAGCATGCCGAAACGTTCGGCCCAGAATGTCTTTTCCAGGGGCATGCGGACGCTGCCTTGCTCAAGCAAGGCATTGAAGACCCGCTCGGCTTCGGTGGCGCTGTCGACATTCAGGGCGATCGAGCAACCACGGATACCGGAATAGGGCAGGTCCGGGGTACTGTCCGAAGCCATCAGCACCTGGTCGCCGACATTGAGCCGGGTATGCATGATGAGTGTGTGGCAGTCAGGCGGGAGATGATCGCGGACCGGGCTCTCGCCGAAGGTCAGCATCATCTCCAGGGTGCCGTTCAGGCACTGGGCATAGAAGGTGAAGGCAGCCCGGCAGTCGCCGTTGAACACCAGGTAGGGGTTGATTTTCATCGCGTACTCTCCTTGTGCGGCCAGGGCGTGCCCTGGGAGAACCGATAGCCTGGCGGGTATCGGTGGACACTGCATAGCAAAGCGTCGAATGACCGTTCGCGAGCGGTTTTTTTAGACGCTTTTTCCATGGTTTGCGCAAGGCTTATACCCGATCGCCCCCGTTTCTGGAGGCGACCGGGAAGGGTACGGCTACAGGCGCGGCTGTTCCTCGGGCAGGCCCAGTAACTGATGCAGGGTGTTGATCAGCGCCTGCTGGCGCTGGCGGTCTTCCTGGTGGCGGGCCTCGGCCTCGGCGACATCGGCCTGGCAGTGCGGGCAGTGGCGTTCATGGGCATGGATGTACTGGCGGCAGGCGCGGCACAGCGACAGGCGGGGCGGGATGCGGCCTTCCTCGGGGGAGGCCCGGCCCTGGTTGACCCAGGCCAGCTTGATCACCTGGCCGCTGTCGCTGACGCTGGAGACCGTTTCGCCACTGTCGATGCGTTCGGTGATCAGGTCGAAGCGACCCACGGAGAACGAGGCCGGCCCCGCGTCCTCGAGCTTGACGATGCGTTCGCGCAGGCCCCGTTTTTCCAGCTCCAGGGTCCGGTAGTGGCAGTAGGGATTGTTGCCCGGCTTGCCCAGCAGCGAGTGTGAGGTCCAGGTGCAGCCGCCCCGGCAGACGTCGTTGTAGTAGCAGGTGCGGCAGTAGCCCCACAGGTCGTCCACCGAGCGCAGGCGGCCGAAGTGGATGCCCTCGCTGTAGTGCCAGATGTCGTGCAGGTTCATGTTGCGCACATTGCCACCGGAGAAGCCCACGGTGGCCAGTGACGGGCAGCCCTTGACCGTGCCGTCGGCCTCCAGGGCCAGGACGGTCTGCCCGGCGGCGCAACCGCTCCAATGCACGCGCTCGTCGCCGAAGCCGCGCCACAAGTGTTCGTAGGGTCCGTAGTAGCCGATGTTGTTGCCAACGTTCATCAGCAGCCCGCGCTCGCTGCCTTCGCGGTACAGGCGGGCCAGCAGCGGCATGACGTCCAACAGCTGGTAGGGCTGCAACAGCAGTTCGGGGTGATCCACGGCATTGCCCATGGCCACGGTCAGCTGGATCTGCCAGTGGCTGGCCCCGGCCTCGATGATCAGGTCCATCAGGGCCGGCAGGTCGGGCAGGGTGGCAGCGCCGATCTGGGTGTTGACGCTGACCTTGAGCCCGGCCTGCTTGGCCCGGCGCAGCGTGTCCAGGGCCTTGTCGAAGGAGCCGGGTACATTGCGCACCGCATCGTGCAGTGGTGCCAGGCCGTCCAGGGAGATACCAACGCCATCGAGCCCGGCGTCTATCGCCGCCTGCATCTTGGCTGGGGTCAGGTTGCGTCCGCCGGTCTGGACCGCCACGTACATGCCGTGGTCGTGGATGGCCTGGATCAGTCGTGTCCAATCCTTGCGCAAATAGGCCTCGCCGCCGATCAGGGTGACTTCCCGGGTGCCCAGGGCGGCCAGGGCGTCGATCACTTCCAGGCATTCGCCGGTGTTCAACTCGCCGGGGCGGCGGTGCCCGGCCCGGGAGCCGCAATGCAGGCACTTGAGGTCGCAGGCGAGGGTGATTTCCCAGACCACGTGCACAGGCACATAGCGCTTGATATCGGTTTCGCTGAGGTAGCGGGCGGGGAGACGGTCTGACATGAAAAGATCCTTGCGCACCCGGCGGTGCGCGGCACCAACCCATCGGAATAGGCGCGCCTTCCTTGAGCGGCAGTGGCGCGATCGGTTGTCCCGCGAGCCGGGACCGGCCGTTGCCGACCGGTCCCGGAGCCGGGGTTCAGCGTTGTTCCAGGCGATGGATTTCCACCTGCAACTGCTGCGCGGCCTTGCTCAGGTTGTCACTGTTGGCCAGTTGTTGCTCGGCCTGGGCCACAAGTGCCTTGAGTCGCGCCAGGTCGCCACTGGCCTGGGCCTGTTGCAGCGTCACGGCGTACAGCGGATGCGGGTGCAAGTGCACAGGGTCCGCGTGGCTGGCACGGCCCTGGGGCTCGACGTGCGCCGCCTGTTCCACCGGGGCTGGGCTCACGGCGGCGTGTTGCACCACATGCCAATGGCCCTGGTAGTTGTAGCGGTAGCTGGCGAAGCCACTGGCCCAATCCAGGTTGAGGATGCCCTGCAGATGGAAGGTCTCGGCGATCTGGCTGCCGGGGCCGCTGGGGTTGCCCGCGAGGTTGAGGACCAGGTGTCCTTCGCTGGATCGATCGAGCTTGATCTGCGAGTAGTCGCCCCAGACGTCGGCGCTGAAATGCACCGGCGGCGACGTGCTCTGGGTCACTTGGGCCAGGCCTGAGACGGTCTTGCGCACGGTATTGACCAGCAGGTCGAGGGTCAGGATCGGTGCGCCGATCACGGGGTTGGTGATGATCAGGCGGGTATGGAACAGTCCAGTTGTCATGTTGCAACTCCTTGGCGTGATGGAAGAGTGCACTGGGCCTGGAGCTCAGCGCCGCTCCTGCCTGGCGATTTCGCTCTTGGCAGCGTCCAGTGCGGTACGGATCAGCGGCAGCTGTTCCAGTTGCTGCGTAGCCAGGCGGTGCAGGCTCTTCATCTGCGCCAGGTCGCCGCTGGCGATGGCGCCGTGGATCGGGGCCGCGTACAGCGCCGCGAGTGGTGGCAGCGGATGGTGCGAGTGGCCGTGGGGCTGGGGTCGGGACAGGCTGCTGGATTCGATGTTGTTCTCCAGGTAAGCCGGTACGTCGTTCACTGTCACCCAGCTGTGGCCGTTGTAGTACTGGTAGTTGGCGACGCCTTGCTTCCAGTCGTCGTCGACCACCAGGTGCAGCTTGAAGGTGATGATCGAATTCGCGCCTGGGCCACCCTGGTTGCCTGCAACGGTGAGGAGGATCTTGGTACTGGTGGGGGACGTCACGGTCAGGTAGGTGTACTGGCCCCAGTCGTCGGTCTGCAGGTCCAGTGGCGGGCTGGCCGCTTGGGTGATCGACGATGTGCCGCGCAGGCTGCGCTCGGGGGTGTAGACCAGCAGGTTGAGTTGCAGGTTCGGCGCTCCGGGGTCGGAGGTGCCGATGCGATAGCTGACGGGGAACAGGCTTTCTTGTGCGTTGGAACCGGACATTTGCTTTGCCTCCATTCAGTGACAGGGAAACAGCGGTCAGTGCCGTTCCAGGCGGGCAACTTCCTTGACCAGCTGTTCGTAGGCGCTACGCAGGTCCGCAGGCTCGGCCTTGCTCGGGTCGCGTTTGGCCAGCAGGGCTTTCATCTGCGGCAACTTGCCTTCGGAGATCGCCGACTGAATGGCGACTCCATAGGGGGGGATGACGTGTTGAGGTGCATTGCTCATGGCGTGTGCCTTCCGTGGAGATGAGGGGATGCTGCGGTACTCGGCAGCTTTTGCAGTTAAGCAGCGCGGATGGAAAAGACAGGCTAATGGCACACTGATTTTATGGGTTTCCGACCGGTGGATTTCACGTTGCAAAAAGTGGCTCTACGCCAGGCCCTGCGGTCATTCCAAAGGGCGATAGAGGCGATTGCCCAGGGCGATAGGGCGGCGCTTTTCGTGACGCCAGAGCCCCTGTCCGGCGCCGGCGTGAAGCGCCTTTGTTGCTCGCACCCGGGCTGGAGCCTTGGGTAAACTGTGCCCCTCCCAGAACAAAACCAACAGGACGGCCCATGAGTACCCTGGCTTTCAAGCAGGTCGATGTTTTCAGTTCCACGCCCCTCAAAGGCAACCCGGTGGCAGTGGTGTTCGATGCCGATGGGCTCGACGACCAGCAAATGGCGAGGTTCGCCAACTGGACCAACCTCAGTGAAACCACATTCATCCTCAAGCCGCGGGACCCACGGGCGGACTACCGCCTGCGGATCTTCACCACCCTGGACGAACTGCCGTTCGCCGGTCACCCGACCTTGGGCAGTTGCCATGCCTGGCTGGAGTCCGGTGGTGTGCCCCAGGGTGAAGAGATCGTCCAGGAGTGTGCGGTGGGCCTGGTGCGGATTCGCCGCCAGGGCCAGCAGTTGGCGTTCCTGGCGCCGCCCCTGTTGCGTTCCGGGCCGGTAGCGGCGCAGTTGCTGGAGCAGGTATGCCGCGGCCTGCGTTTGGCGCCTGCGGACATCGTTGCAGCGCAGTGGGTCGATAACGGTGCCGGATGGCTGGCGGTGATGCTCGCCAGTCGTCAGCAGGTGCTGGACCTGCAACCCGACTACCCGGCCCTGAGCGGGCTGGCGGTGGGCGTGATCGCGCCGTGCGATCCGCAGGTGGATGCCAGTGACGCGCAGTTCGAGGTGCGGGCCTTCATCGCCGGAGACGGCATGCCTGAGGACCCCGCTACGGGCAGCTTGAATGCCGGTATCGCCCAGTGGTTGCTGGGAGCCGGGCTGGCGCCATCGCGCTATCGTGTCAGCCAGGGCCTGAGCATGGGGCGCGCCGGTTGCATCGAGGTGGAGCAGGTGGGGGACGAGGTGTGGGTCGGCGGTGCTGCATCGACCTGTATCGAAGGCCGCCTGAACCTGGCGTCCAGGTCGTAGTCACCCGCTGGATGGGGCTTGCAGCCGGGCGCGGGTTCTTGCGGCAGATCGTCGCAGGTCGATCGCAGCGCCGGGGCCAAGGGACGCAAACACGGGGCTTGCCGGCGATTGTTACCTGATTGGCAAGGCTCTCTTGAGCGTCCCGGGTTTGTACCCTGGCGGTTGCAGGCATAAGCTTTCAACCTTTTTTCGATATAGCTCGTGTTGTCCCGCGCTCAGCCTTAGGAAAAATCATGTCCAGCCAGTTCCCTGAAGCCCGTCCTCGTCGCCTGCGTCGTTCCGAACAACTGCGCAGTCTGTTCCAGGAAACCGAATTCACCCTCAACGACCTGGTGCTGCCGATTTTCGTCGAAGAAGAAATCGACGATTTCGTGCCGATCAAGAGCATGCCCGGCGTGATGCGCATCCCCGAGTCCAAGCTTGCTGGCGAAATCGAGCGTTATGCCCGTGCCGGGATCAAGTCGGTGATGACCTTCGGCGTGTCCCATCACCTGGATGGCGACGGTAGCGATACCTGGCAGGAAAACGGCCTGGTCTCGCGCATGTCGCGCATCGCCAAGGACGCGGTGCCGGAGATGGTGGTGATGTCCGACACCTGCTTCTGCGAGTACACCGAGCACGGCCATTGCGGCGTGATGCACGGCCATGAGGTGGATAACGACCAGACCCTGATCAACCTCGGCAAGCAGGCCGTGGCCGCCGCCCGTGCCGGTGCCGACGTGATCGCCCCGTCGGCGGCCATGGACGGTCAGGTCCAGGCCATTCGCCGGGCCCTGGACGCCGCCGGGTTCACCCAGACGCCGATCATGGCCTATTCCACCAAGTTCGCCTCGGCGCTCTACGGCCCGTTCCGCGAAGCTGGCGGCAGTGCGCTCAAGGGCGACCGCAAGAGCTACCAGATGAACCCGATGAACCGCCGCGAAGCGGTGCGCGAATCGCTGCTGGACGAACAGGAAGGCGCCGACTCGCTGATGGTCAAGCCAGCGGGCGCCTACCTGGACATCATCCGCGACATCCGCGAAGCCTCGCGCCTGCCGGTGGCGGCGTACCAGGTCAGTGGCGAGTACGCGATGATCAAGTTCGGTGCCCAGGCCGGGGCGATCGACGAGCAGCGCGTGGTACGCGAGAGCCTGGGCTCGATCAAGCGTGCCGGTGCCGACCTGATCTTCACCTACTTCGCCATGGACCTGGCCCTGGCCGGAATCTGAGTCAGCCTCTGGCGCCTGTCGGTCTTCTTCAGGCGCTCCAGGGCGTGCCCGGGTCCGGCGCGATGCCGGCTACGGGATGGATTTGCTGTTCGCGAAAATACCGCTCCAGCACCTGTGGGTCCGCCGAGCGATCCGCCAGCGCCACGTAGGTGTCGGGGCGCAGCAGGTACAGGGCGTTGCGCGCCAGTCCCGCCTCGGCATGGGCCGCCTGCCAATCGAAGACCCGCAAGGGGATCTCCCGGGCGTTGCACCAGGCATGCAAGGCGTCGCTGGCCACGCCATACACATGCACCTGCCAACCCAGGTATTCCAGGCTGTCGAAGTTGTCCTGCCCGCCGTCGCTGACCCAGGGCAGGCGGTCGCCGCCGTGTACCGGGCCGACGCTGCCTGCGCTCAAGGGCATGCCGCGGTAGTTCAGGGTGATCTGCGACACCGTGCGAAACAGGAATTCGCGGGCCCGGTCGAAGGCGGCGATCTTCGGCAGCAGCAGCGGTGCGACACGGGTGCGGACCAGATAGGCGATCGGGCCGTCGGCCGTGGCGAAGTTGAACACCCGGTCGGTGGTGGCGACCAGGCGCCGGGCGAACTCCATGCGCTCGATGCCATAGCTGTCCAGCAGGCGCTCGTCGCCCTGGCCTGCGAGCACCGTGGCCAGCTTCCAGGCCAGGTTGATGGCATCGCCGATCCCGGTGTTCATGCCCTGGCCGCCAGCCGGGCTGTGGAGGTGGGCGGCGTCGCCCAGGAGAAAGACCCGACCCCAGCGAAATTGCCCGGCCACCCGGTGGTGTACCCGATAGGTGGAGAACCAGTTGACCTGCTCGACTTGCACCTTGAGCTGGTGCATGGCGCGCTGGCTGACATCCTCGAAGCGCAGGTGCTCCAGGTGTTCGGCTCGTTCGTCACGCACGGTACCGATCAACCGTGCGTGACCGCTTTGGGCCAGGGGGAACACCGCCAGGAAGTCGGCAGCGTCCAGGTCCACATGCAACTGGCCATCGAGGCTCGGGCCAGCGGCCTCGACATCCGCCACATAGAACACCTGCTGGTAGGTCCCGCCGGGAAAACTGGCGCCCAGGGTCTTGCGGACCGTGGAGCGGGCACCGTCGCAGCCGGCCAGGTAGAACGCCTGGCAGTGCTCTTCCCGACCATCGGGACCGCGCAAGCGGGCATTGATCAGGTGACCGTGATCGGTGAAGGCCAGCAGCTCGGTCTCACGCTCGACACTGACGCCCATCTGGGCCAGGCGCTCGACCAGCAGTTGTTCGTGTTCGTCCTGGGGAAAGATCTGCAGGAAGGGGTAGGGCGTCAGGTCGCCACCGATGGCCTCGAACGGCAGTTGTGCGACCCGTTCGCCCTTGACCCACAGGTTCACCGCCGGCACGTGGCAACCCCGCTCGACAATGGCCTGGGTCAGGCCCAGCTGGCGATACAGCTCAAGGGTCCGGGCCTGCACCGCCAGGGCCCGGGACGTGGTGCCCGGGCCGGAGGTCTTGTCGATGATCCGCACCTTGACCCCTTGCTGGCGCAGCCAGAGCGCCAGGACGAGGCCGGTGGGGCCGGCGCCGATGATCAGTACGTCGCTGCAGTTCATGTCTTTGTCCTGGGCAAGGAATCAATGTCATGGATCCGGCGGTACTGCCGCTGGCTCAGCGCTGGGCGAACGCCAGGTTCAGGCCCAGCCCGGCAAAGCTGGCGGCGAAGCTGCGGCGCAGCCAGTCCTGGACCTTGGGCGACTCGATCACCGCGGTGCGGAACAGGTTGGCCAGCAGGCCGTAGAGCACGAACACGAAGAAGGTCATGGCCATGAACACTCCGCTCAGGAGCAGCATCTGCGGGACCGGATCGCTGCCGTCGTGGCTGATGAACTGCGGCAGGAAGGCGAGGAAGAAGATCGTCAGCTTGGGGTTGAGGATGTTCAGCAGGCAGGCCTTGAGCATCAGCGCGCCGGCGCCCTGGCTGACCGCGTGGCTGTCGACGGCGAAGGCCGAGCGATCGCGCCAGGTGGCGTAGGCCAGGTACAGCAGGTAGGCGACCCCGGCGAACTTCAGGCCCTGGAACGCCAGGGCGCTGGTGTGCAGGATCGCCGACAGGCCGAGGATCGAGGCCAGCAGGTGCGGGACGATCCCGGCGGTGCAGCCGATGGCGGTGAACAGGCTGGCGCGCTTGCCGGCTACCAGGGCCGTGGAAATGGTCAGGATGACGCCGCTGCCGGGGATCAGCACGACGATCAGGCTGGTGATCAAGAAATCCAGGTTCAACATCCGGGCAGTACTCCATGGCAAGGCGGGGGAGTCGTCGAACATACACCCAGGCGGGGGGTGTGCAGTAGATGGATTCTAGTCGGCCCTGTTCTTGTTGCCGGCGATTTGAACGGATCTGTAGCCGCTGCCGAGCCTGCAGGGCTGCGC
It contains:
- a CDS encoding VOC family protein, which produces MKINPYLVFNGDCRAAFTFYAQCLNGTLEMMLTFGESPVRDHLPPDCHTLIMHTRLNVGDQVLMASDSTPDLPYSGIRGCSIALNVDSATEAERVFNALLEQGSVRMPLEKTFWAERFGMLEDRFGVSWMINCEQSQH
- a CDS encoding GDL motif peptide-associated radical SAM/SPASM maturase is translated as MSDRLPARYLSETDIKRYVPVHVVWEITLACDLKCLHCGSRAGHRRPGELNTGECLEVIDALAALGTREVTLIGGEAYLRKDWTRLIQAIHDHGMYVAVQTGGRNLTPAKMQAAIDAGLDGVGISLDGLAPLHDAVRNVPGSFDKALDTLRRAKQAGLKVSVNTQIGAATLPDLPALMDLIIEAGASHWQIQLTVAMGNAVDHPELLLQPYQLLDVMPLLARLYREGSERGLLMNVGNNIGYYGPYEHLWRGFGDERVHWSGCAAGQTVLALEADGTVKGCPSLATVGFSGGNVRNMNLHDIWHYSEGIHFGRLRSVDDLWGYCRTCYYNDVCRGGCTWTSHSLLGKPGNNPYCHYRTLELEKRGLRERIVKLEDAGPASFSVGRFDLITERIDSGETVSSVSDSGQVIKLAWVNQGRASPEEGRIPPRLSLCRACRQYIHAHERHCPHCQADVAEAEARHQEDRQRQQALINTLHQLLGLPEEQPRL
- a CDS encoding DUF1842 domain-containing protein; protein product: MTTGLFHTRLIITNPVIGAPILTLDLLVNTVRKTVSGLAQVTQSTSPPVHFSADVWGDYSQIKLDRSSEGHLVLNLAGNPSGPGSQIAETFHLQGILNLDWASGFASYRYNYQGHWHVVQHAAVSPAPVEQAAHVEPQGRASHADPVHLHPHPLYAVTLQQAQASGDLARLKALVAQAEQQLANSDNLSKAAQQLQVEIHRLEQR
- a CDS encoding DUF1842 domain-containing protein, whose amino-acid sequence is MSGSNAQESLFPVSYRIGTSDPGAPNLQLNLLVYTPERSLRGTSSITQAASPPLDLQTDDWGQYTYLTVTSPTSTKILLTVAGNQGGPGANSIITFKLHLVVDDDWKQGVANYQYYNGHSWVTVNDVPAYLENNIESSSLSRPQPHGHSHHPLPPLAALYAAPIHGAIASGDLAQMKSLHRLATQQLEQLPLIRTALDAAKSEIARQERR
- a CDS encoding DUF1843 domain-containing protein encodes the protein MSNAPQHVIPPYGVAIQSAISEGKLPQMKALLAKRDPSKAEPADLRSAYEQLVKEVARLERH
- a CDS encoding PhzF family phenazine biosynthesis protein, whose protein sequence is MSTLAFKQVDVFSSTPLKGNPVAVVFDADGLDDQQMARFANWTNLSETTFILKPRDPRADYRLRIFTTLDELPFAGHPTLGSCHAWLESGGVPQGEEIVQECAVGLVRIRRQGQQLAFLAPPLLRSGPVAAQLLEQVCRGLRLAPADIVAAQWVDNGAGWLAVMLASRQQVLDLQPDYPALSGLAVGVIAPCDPQVDASDAQFEVRAFIAGDGMPEDPATGSLNAGIAQWLLGAGLAPSRYRVSQGLSMGRAGCIEVEQVGDEVWVGGAASTCIEGRLNLASRS
- the hemB gene encoding porphobilinogen synthase; this encodes MSSQFPEARPRRLRRSEQLRSLFQETEFTLNDLVLPIFVEEEIDDFVPIKSMPGVMRIPESKLAGEIERYARAGIKSVMTFGVSHHLDGDGSDTWQENGLVSRMSRIAKDAVPEMVVMSDTCFCEYTEHGHCGVMHGHEVDNDQTLINLGKQAVAAARAGADVIAPSAAMDGQVQAIRRALDAAGFTQTPIMAYSTKFASALYGPFREAGGSALKGDRKSYQMNPMNRREAVRESLLDEQEGADSLMVKPAGAYLDIIRDIREASRLPVAAYQVSGEYAMIKFGAQAGAIDEQRVVRESLGSIKRAGADLIFTYFAMDLALAGI
- a CDS encoding FAD-dependent oxidoreductase, with amino-acid sequence MNCSDVLIIGAGPTGLVLALWLRQQGVKVRIIDKTSGPGTTSRALAVQARTLELYRQLGLTQAIVERGCHVPAVNLWVKGERVAQLPFEAIGGDLTPYPFLQIFPQDEHEQLLVERLAQMGVSVERETELLAFTDHGHLINARLRGPDGREEHCQAFYLAGCDGARSTVRKTLGASFPGGTYQQVFYVADVEAAGPSLDGQLHVDLDAADFLAVFPLAQSGHARLIGTVRDERAEHLEHLRFEDVSQRAMHQLKVQVEQVNWFSTYRVHHRVAGQFRWGRVFLLGDAAHLHSPAGGQGMNTGIGDAINLAWKLATVLAGQGDERLLDSYGIERMEFARRLVATTDRVFNFATADGPIAYLVRTRVAPLLLPKIAAFDRAREFLFRTVSQITLNYRGMPLSAGSVGPVHGGDRLPWVSDGGQDNFDSLEYLGWQVHVYGVASDALHAWCNAREIPLRVFDWQAAHAEAGLARNALYLLRPDTYVALADRSADPQVLERYFREQQIHPVAGIAPDPGTPWSA
- a CDS encoding LysE family translocator, which translates into the protein MLNLDFLITSLIVVLIPGSGVILTISTALVAGKRASLFTAIGCTAGIVPHLLASILGLSAILHTSALAFQGLKFAGVAYLLYLAYATWRDRSAFAVDSHAVSQGAGALMLKACLLNILNPKLTIFFLAFLPQFISHDGSDPVPQMLLLSGVFMAMTFFVFVLYGLLANLFRTAVIESPKVQDWLRRSFAASFAGLGLNLAFAQR